In Littorina saxatilis isolate snail1 linkage group LG8, US_GU_Lsax_2.0, whole genome shotgun sequence, a single genomic region encodes these proteins:
- the LOC138974862 gene encoding uncharacterized protein, protein MAVLGSVPRPPTSQDIFIQLFQPGSRNLPPCGKSAHVELYISQCQADIKALKPKPIKQSNLSESELVALKSLQQRSDIVIKPADKGGAVVVWDRGMYIQEANRQLHNTTAYQSPTEPTLLSDKKLIAQTIKTAVTQNKLPPTAKHLNKSQVQQPKLYLLPKIHKPDSPGRPIVSACSCPTEHLSQYLDHLLQPIVQTLPSYIKDTTHALHLLGEINNNPSFHPNLLFTMDVCSLYTSIPHSDGLQALQFFLDNRSVRDPPTPILLRLAELVLTLNTFEFDGQVFHQISGVAMGTKMGPSYACLFMGHLESQIRSTYTGPQPELCKRYIDDCLGATSLSLSDLTDYIHFVSNYHPSIKFTFDISPSAVAFLDLNISLSDSILSTSVHYKDTDAHTYLTFHSSHPSSTIRSIPFSQFLRLRRICSDTDDFEEKAAEMSDFFLQRDYPSSLLNVALHKVRCIPRQVALQPSSTSDRSDRPVAVLTHHPHNLPVRHILKTNWFILKSSPSVGETFSLPPLLASRRDCNLRDSLVRSSLRSPVPLQPGTHACQNPRCHTCPHICHSTTLTGPQKDFNIKRTFSCTSRNLIYAISCLKCPKVLYIGETERTLSTRFTEHLADIRHRRCRSVAQHFNSSNHTSLDARVKGVWQMYSTSTDRKQVESDFILSLGTSTPDGLNAKM, encoded by the coding sequence ATGGCTGTCTTAGGTTCAGTCCCCAGACCTCCTACATCACAGGACATCTTCATTCAACTCTTCCAACCAGGCAGCCGCAACCTTCCACCATGTGGTAAGTCTGCCCATGTTGAACTGTACATTTCACAATGTCAGGCAGACATCAAAGCTCTTAAACCCAAACCCATCAAACAAAGCAACCTCTCTGAATCAGAACTTGTCGCCCTCAAGTCCTTACAACAAAGATCTGACATCGTCATAAAACCAGCAGATAAAGGAGGGGCCGTTGTGGTTTGGGACCGCGGCATGTACATCCAAGAAGCCAATCGGCAGCTCCACAACACTACTGCTTATCAATCCCCAACGGAACCAACACTTCTGTCAGACAAAAAACTCATTGCCCAGACCATTAAAACTGCTGTCACACAAAACAAGCTTCCTCCTACTGCAAAACACTTGAACAAGTCTCAAGTTCAACAACCCAAATTGTATCTCTTGCCCAAGATACACAAACCTGACTCTCCAGGCAGACCTATTGTGTCCGCTTGCAGTTGCCCCACTGAGCATCTGTCTCAGTACCTCGACCATCTCTTGCAACCAATCGTTCAGACACTGCCTTCATACATCAAAGACACCACTCATGCGCTTCACCTTCTGggtgaaatcaacaacaaccctTCTTTTCATCCCAACCTTCTGTTCACCATGGATGTGTGTTCTCTGTATACCTCCATCCCTCATTCCGACGGACTTCAAGCACTTCAGTTCTTCCTGGACAATCGTTCTGTTCGCGACCCACCCACTCCGATCCTCCTCCGTCTCGCGGAGCTTGTCCTCACGCTCAATACTTTTGAGTTTGATGGACAAGTCTTTCATCAGATAAGTGGTGTCGCCATGGGCACTAAAATGGGACCTTCCTATGCTTGCCTATTCATGGGCCACCTGGAATCCCAGATTCGTTCCACTTACACTGGACCTCAGCCTGAACTGTGCAAACGCTACATCGATGATTGCCTCGGTGCCACCTCTCTCTCGTTGTCTGACCTCACTGATTACATACACTTTGTCAGTAACTACCATCCCTCCATCAAATTCACCTTTGATATCTCTCCTTCCGCAGTCGCCTTTCTGGATTTGAACATTTCCCTGTCTGATAGCATTCTTTCCACCAGTGTTCATTACAAAGACACTGATGCTCACACCTACCTTACTTTCCATTCCTCTCACCCTTCTTCCACCATCCGGAGCATTCCATTTTCCCAGTTTCTCAGACTGCGCCGCATCTGTTCTGACACAGATGACTTTGAAGAAAAAGCAGCAGAAATGTCTGACTTCTTCCTTCAACGTGACTACCCATCCAGCCTCTTGAATGTGGCCTTACATAAAGTTCGCTGCATACCGAGACAAGTAGCTCTGCAGCCATCATCCACCTCAGACAGATCAGACAGACCTGTGGCAGTTCTGACCCACCATCCCCACAACCTACCTGTTCGCCACATTTTGAAAACCAATTGGTTCATCCTGAAGTCTAGCCCCTCTGTTGGTGAAACGTTCAGCCTGCCACCCTTGTTGGCCTCCCGACGGGACTGCAACCTTCGAGACTCCCTGGTTCGATCCTCTCTTCGTTCGCCAGTTCCCCTACAACCCGGCACACACGCATGCCAGAACCCTCGTTGCCACACCTGCCCCCACATTTGCCATTCTACCACTCTGACCGGCCCCCAAAAAGATTTCAACATTAAACGCACGTTCTCTTGCACCAGCCGCAATCTCATCTATGCCATATCCTGTCTCAAATGCCCCAAAGTACTCTACATTGGTGAGACCGAAAGAACCCTCTCTACCCGCTTCACCGAACATCTGGCAGATATTCGGCATCGCCGCTGTAGGTCTGTTGCCCAAcatttcaacagcagcaaccacacctccctggatgcacgtgtgaaaggtgtctggcaaatgtacagcacctccacagacagaaaacaagtagagTCCGATTTCATATTATCCCTGGGCACATCCACACCTGACGGtttgaatgcgaaaatgtga